The Bicyclus anynana chromosome 4, ilBicAnyn1.1, whole genome shotgun sequence genome window below encodes:
- the LOC112044566 gene encoding uncharacterized protein LOC112044566 — MKSVVLLCLLVIAGGYALPTSEIVPTQDRIVDYWLIDAIETLTQWIKANGYDPFEFGQNFNWIFFDDTLEIVGYVSRLRFTGASNINIDNLYYNILLGRLDVDFVIPQLFLQIGHYKGQIIQHGVVIYDLEISGSLAINDVRIKGDVLLRLSGGSVQIHNINPQFSIGSIQADPTVIESGRDVSLLVRYFLHVTVPNFLETYKNEINTIIGEQIRQAVNRWW, encoded by the exons TCGGTAGTTTTACTTTGCTTATTGGTCATCGCTGGGGGATACGCCCTACCAACTTCAGAAATAG TTCCCACACAAGATCGAATTGTGGATTATTGGCTCATCGACGCTATCGAGACACTCACACAATGGATCAAGGCTAATGGATATGATCCATTTGAGTTTGGTCAAAACTTTAATTGGATATTCTTTGATGA TACGTTAGAAATCGTGGGATACGTGAGTAGGTTACGTTTCACTGGAGCCAGCAATATCAACATTGACAACCTTTACTACAACATCCTTTTGGGAAGGCTGGACGTAGACTTTGTTATTCCACAACTTTTCTTGCAAATCG gaCATTATAAAGGTCAAATTATACAGCATGGAGTAGTGATATATGACCTTGAAATAAGTGGcag cCTTGCCATAAATGACGTCCGAATCAAGGGTGATGTTCTCCTTAGACTGTCAGGAGGCTCGGTCCAGATTCACAATATCAATCCTCAGTTCAGCATCGGAAGCATTCAG gcAGATCCGACTGTAATCGAATCAGGGCGGGATGTCTCGTTACTCGTGCGTTATTTCTTACATGTGACGGTTCCTAACTTCCTCGAGACTTACAAA aaCGAAATCAACACCATCATCGGGGAGCAAATCCGACAAGCCGTAAACAGGTGGTGGTAA